The window cccacatatgaccccgagtctgggaatcgaacccgggccacattggtgggaggcgagtgctctcaccagcATCATGTCAGATTGTTTTTCTTGATTGAGTAGTTTTGCCAAACACAAcgaattttaaagctttttggcATTATCGAGTCATTGCAAGGAAAAAGTTAACATCTTGGGCCTCATCGATCTCGTTGCTGTCGCTAATGAACGGAATCTGGATCTTGCGCGAACGGAAATGCCAAAGAAATGGCTCTGGAATATTTAATaacacaaaataattttgtcaactttaattaaatattcctgaACCAAGGGATGCCACAAGTGGACCATGTCTAAAATTCAATGATTACAATAATCCattttgttgacttttttcCCTGATTTTATTTCTGTACTTTACAAAATTCGTTCCTTTTCTCATTTCAATTGCATCATCTTTTCGCAACGACAAACACGCAGACTTCCAGCATCCCAAATATTGGCCCTAATGTGACttcttgtcacatttttttctaaatcggGGTGCTGTCGCACTTCCTTTTTGATATTGAGGCGTTACAGCTGGgagaagaaaaatacaaaaaacacATGCTGGGTCGCTTGAATGTGGATTTCCTGAGCTGGTAGAAGTCAagattatgttttttttttgcgaaagaTCTCAATTGACGTCATCAGATTTAaccaaaaaattgcaattttcgtgtttaaaaaatgatgacaactaaGTTTTTACTGTGTAGAAACTGTGGCTCTCTTTAATTTCCATTTCCTCTTCTATCCCTTGCCGATCTGCTTAAATTGGACCACGTTGATTGTTTATGCCGTTACCCATCCGTTTGATTAATATTAATCGTTTAATATTAATTGTTACAGGACATGACAGATAAAAGGGGATCACGTATTACCAGGTGAACTAATTACTCTGCGACCCATCTGATGTCTCAAAATTTCGCGCTGTATGAGGAAATTTTAGGTTGAAAAAAGTTTCAATATTTATCAATATCGAccttttaattaaacaaaaaaggTGGCAACTAACTTCTCGATACTACACCATTGCTTCCCCCAGGGCAATATCGATTTTTTACGTTAATATATGGGTGCACCGAAATGACACTAGTGATGAGAGCTGTCAACATGTCAGAATATGTTACTTAATTTTGGGTTTGGAGCGTTGTGGATGCAGTGGAGCGAAAGCATATGAAAGGaatgaaaagaaacgaaacttTTTAGAAGCTAGAGGACATCAGAGAAATCAGGATCACTCAAAAGACTgattcgtttttgtttttttgtccgaTAAATATTCCTCCGCATTTTCGTTGGATGCTTGCGTTAACTTTGTAGGCAAACATGGCGATTGTTAAGAAGAAAAACATGATAATTGAGGATGAAGAAAAGCACCCAAGCGCCACAGAACTTATAGAAACAATTGCCGAGTTACAGCTGACTAACAAGAGCGAAGGCAAAATTTTGTATATTCAGGGAGTCAAGAATGCCTGGAGTTGGAGATCGATGTGTTTCGCCAACCAGAACTTCAAGGCTTACTACACGCTGCAGTTATTTAACGCTCGGTTAAGTCTGACCAAAAAGGCGATAGAAAAAGTTGTAGACGAAGGGTACGTTCCTTTGTGGTTCTTTAAGAAACTTACCACTGTTGCCAGCCTGGGATGTGGACCTGGCTCAGATCTTTGCGGATTAAAAGCGTTTTTAGCTGAATCGTTTCCTTACAGCTCGAGATGGAAACAGCCACCGACTTATACGGGATATGATGCAGAGATGGGCTGGATGAAGTACTTGCTTGAATTAGGTTTCCAGTTTGAAAACCGAGAGGTTAACGAGTCATTTTTCAACAACATGGACAAAGTCGACGTTATTTTAATGTCGTACTGCTGTAACGAGATAAGTAGGGAATTTTTGCGCGATAGAAACGGAAATTGTACCCTTTGGAAAGCGGTAGCACAGAAAGCAAAGTTTGTTTTGAGTATTGAACATGCCGACAGTAAAGTAAAGGGTGTTTTACCTTCCGAAAAAGACGGATTTGAACATTTTACTTTAAATGATGTTCTGGGGAACAAAGCAATTGTTCACTTTAAGTTTCCAGCTGGCCATTGAAATTTGGTTTCAAAACGGTGAAGCGTTTTCGTAACAGTAACCTGTTTCAAAAAAGGCAGTGACCACCAGACAGGAACGATGTAAATCACGATATAAGCTTAGCTTGAGGTTAAATGAAAAACGAAGGTCTGCAACACGATAGAAATGCCGTCAAACCGCTTAATTATGTTATTTAATAAACAAATAGTATTTAGTTAACTACTGTCAGGTCAATATGTATGCAAAAGTGCAACGAAAACGATGAACgtttattgttgttatttcaggggcacccaacgtcaattttcggaaaatatctgttcggaagacgatttgagatctagaatttttggaacatttgttgtaaaacttCTTGCTTGCccgcctgtcctaggattttcgaacttccaaaaaatggtataattgcccaatttttaacggatttttaccctaaaaatgTCACCCAGAATTTTCGGGAgcaattttttggctgaaatttacgaaaaggtaagttttgatccctataattttcggatcactagactttcagctaggaaatccgaacagaggaaaaatggttaggggataaaaatatgcctatatctaacGTTTAAATACTAAGATGCGTCTAAAGATGCTAtatctaagtggttttgaactatattctcgttgggtgcccctgttattTGTAAACCCTGTTTTTCTAGCCAGGGATGATCCAACTTTCATGGCCAAATGGCGCCTTTGAAGAATACTATTCCCAAATGAAGAAGCTTCGACCTTACTTTCTGATGCATGATCCTTTTTTGTTAAGTGTAATAAATAACACTATTCAATGCAAAGTTACTGCCCAGTATCTGACAACTGAATGGTGTTAAGAgattttgtcaacaaaaattagaataacttaggcccgtttcaaacgtcgagcTTTTCaagtgccgaatctaatgcaaatgagcgaaaacaaaggatttttcacatttgcattagattcggcacatgaaaagttcgacgtttgaaacgggcctaacgGGCTTAAAGATTGGACATTAGCCGGATTAGAGTTTCGCCTACTACAAAAGTTAAAGAAGGCATAAAtttttcgctttgacgtcattccAAACCCAAGTCTATTAATTCTTCGTTTCACCAAAAAGATGACGCATATAAACAGGAAACTCAGTTTTCAGTCGAGCCAACACCCAggaggctcgatttccgccgctcactcgagttcgggtatcctccccgagaagagacggctggacgcgtgagcgatagattgtgtctgtgacgtaaattaaaaatataatttatgcgaagttaatagttgcggggaaatagcattagacatcccaaaaacactgattttaagaaaacagaaattacacaacaatgcttaaaacgtctgtgcaaagtttccagatgatacgagcttgagtttgtggttaaatgatcaatgtgagtttaaattcaaccagcgaatcatcaacgaaatcttcggctgctttagctctcagtcgacctcatcggccccctcgttttgccagcaataaactcagcagtactttcaattgatcttgaggaattttacttgctcttacattagcgaagtatgaggagaaaattgcaatagcaatggatttgaaagccgtattttgaccttagcgccaactgaaaaatcagtgaagtttgcgaactcaggcggtagaaaacgacacaattcccattctccagcttctcaaacacttttcgttgtcgcaatcttggatgtttcctaccttaaagcactgtaaacctcgaacaggccgggtcaaagaataccttcgcagccaaaacatataatttatgccagacggatttgtgcaggcgagtttctgattggtggagattaacaatggctcacctcacgcttccagccgagatttcgggagtgagcgctagctcatttcccgaaacaggggctggtaatcgagcctaacaCCCATAAGCTTGCAATAAACACCCACCggcaaccttgttcccagtTTCTCTCTCCTCATCGACAAAGAGGACTCTGGGAAGGAGGCTGCATCCACTGGTTTATTTTTCAACATGATCTTGTCTCTAAATTAAGGATTATTGTTGATTCGTAACTTGCTTTGAATttatttaggacactgtgtccccggacttgtggtagcagagaaaataaggaaataaaaaattgtatccgtggattggatttgagCCCGGAGCTTCTACTTTTActctttccgcttcaccactgagGATCAAGACACCGCAGtgtcaaaaaaacatttatttaagtctctcatagaatatcgctgctgaagagtTAGTAAGGctaagctagattaataatttaggcccaagctttgattttaaaatgtttagctttgccGTAAAGTTTGGATACCGACCTTTTGAATGTTGTTTGTTGTCGAGTGATGATACAGCAtgatcaaatagtgtttaaaatattgtccctgagcagctaggggtgtggtggtcaagtggttaggtgacagGTTAATCAACATTACCAGGTCcgagtcctatgtccatacacttgggttgtattttcaaacaaatatgaccatttcccataatccatatcaagctttaaGTCCTCTAAATTCACGATAAGAGtgaattcaaagaaaattaacaactcaggataatcgcgaattcaTCGGCGAGAATTGGTTGGCTCTTTTCACTCACGAGGAGTAGGTTAGAGAAAGTGGGGGACTGGGGAGTTTAGGAGGAAAATTAACCCATGGACATCAAATGGTACTCCAATGTTTTCGAAGACGAACACATACTAATTTACCACAGAACTTTGTTAGGTCAAATCTTTAATAGTACCAAGGCTTAAATAAACCTTTCCGCAAGACTCAAGTAGAGTAAATGCCATTATCAATAGAGAGAAGATTCTTAATGTTAGATGTATAGtgtagagaaaaaaaaggtCCATTTAAATCAAACAAGAGACATCTGATTGGAAAGTAAAACTCTTGGTAATCAGTCAACTTAAAGTTTAGTTAAACGAAAACAGATACTGCCGGAATAAAGGAGAAACTTTGGTAAAGATAGTACATTAAAGGATCCTTGCACATACACAAAATTCATGAGTAGAAAAAGGCATTTCTTTTTGCAGTTATTTACAATGaagtttctttgtcagtttaaaCAGACGTTGCGACAACTTAAGTATAAAGTACAAAGAGTGAAGTGATGACAGTAAGGAGAGGACAAAAGCAGTTAATAGTTAAAGGAGACTTTCCTGTTGCCAGCCATCGTCATTTGTGATTGACCGCCATATCCTTGAGTCGACCACATACCAGACATTGCATCAGAAGAGAACTGCATCCCTACGAACGATTGAAACAAAAAAGCGCATTCAGGGTGCGTTGTCTGCATTTTTAGACCTATTGAAATTAGGGGTCTGAAAAGCAGACGTGGGGACGGACGTAAGCAAATTATATTCACAAATGCAAGTCTACGTCAACATCTGTATATTCCAACACTCGGCAAATGAGTAACTGTCAACAAATCTAATTCGAAGGCACAAAGAATACAAGGTTTAGGCGTTCCCAAGCCCTTTCCTTCACCCTCGGGTTGGAGAGGTCCTGGGGAACAAGGTTGAAAGCAATCATACCTGGGTTGTTCATCATCATCTGCATGTTCGATTGCCTTTGTCCCATTTGCAACGCTGATGGTCTTTGTCCAAGTTGCATCGCGGATTGCCTTTGCCCCATATGCATTGCTGATTGCCTCTGTCCCATATGCATCGCTGATTGTCTTTGAGTCATCTGCATCGTGGATGTCCTTTGTCCCATATGCATTGTTGACATTCTTTGGTCAATCACATCTAGTCATGAATAcagaaaaatc of the Montipora capricornis isolate CH-2021 chromosome 7, ASM3666992v2, whole genome shotgun sequence genome contains:
- the LOC138056621 gene encoding uncharacterized protein gives rise to the protein MAIVKKKNMIIEDEEKHPSATELIETIAELQLTNKSEGKILYIQGVKNAWSWRSMCFANQNFKAYYTLQLFNARLSLTKKAIEKVVDEGYVPLWFFKKLTTVASLGCGPGSDLCGLKAFLAESFPYSSRWKQPPTYTGYDAEMGWMKYLLELGFQFENREVNESFFNNMDKVDVILMSYCCNEISREFLRDRNGNCTLWKAVAQKAKFVLSIEHADSKVKGVLPSEKDGFEHFTLNDVLGNKAIVHFKFPAGH